Proteins from a single region of Trichoderma asperellum chromosome 3, complete sequence:
- a CDS encoding uncharacterized protein (TransMembrane:7 (o80-98i119-138o150-169i181-204o210-228i240-259o271-288i)) yields the protein MSFTLSIQQGPARIAQQRLLPAFRTSMRSFHQQAPKKPSSAFFTSRIASATTRHGFARSYYQEAATRQQSVTSGTGLRKLLVGGAIFGGTLVAINTVFNRETREDGGMPLFEREYLNNTFLHTGLGVGIIGLTARQMVQTGFVYRLMVTNPWVVGLGGLALSFATMIGTRSISPDNYIPKYALWTAFNATQAAFVAPMLAFVPMPLLARAGLYTVAMMGALSVVGATAKQEKYLYIGGPLLAGAAIIAASGLAPLVIPATAVRTLAFTQNIWLYGGLAVFGGFTLYDVQKVLHHARLAQAGVIKRDPVNESISLELDFLNIFIRMVQILMMNQNRRK from the exons ATGTCATTTACGCTGAGCATTCAGCAGGGCCCTGCGCGCATTGCGCAGCAGCGGCTGTTACCCGCCTTCCGGACATCCATGCGAAGCTTTCACCAACAAGCACCCAAAAAGCCGAGCAGCGCATTCTTCACCTCCCGCATTGCGTCAGCGACAACTCGCCATGGATTTGCGCGATCATATTACCAGGAGGCCGCGACCCGACAGCAGTCTGTGACGAGCGGAACGGGACTCCGCAAGCTGCTTGTTGGAGgtgccatctttggcggcacGCTGGTGGCGATCAACACCGTTTTCAACCGCGAGACGAGAGAGGATGGCGGAATGCCTCTGTTTGAGCGGGAATACCTGAACAACACTTTCTTGCACACTGGTCTTGGCGTTGGCATCATTGGTTTGACGGCCAGGCAGATGGTGCAGACGGGATTCGTGTACCGCCTGATGGTTACGAACCCGTGGGTTGTTGGATTGGGTGGATTGGCGCTGAGCTTTGCCACCATGATTGGAACTCGGTCTATTAGCCCTGACAA CTACATCCCCAAGTATGCTCTCTGGACTGCCTTTAACGCCACTCAGGCCGCCTTTGTCGCCCCTATGCTGGCATTTGTCCCCATGCCCCTTCTCGCCCGCGCTGGCCTCTACACTGTTGCCATGATGGGTGCCCTGTCTGTTGTCGGCGCTACCGCCAAGCAGGAGAAATACCTCTACATCGGTGGACCTCTTCTGGCTGGTGCTGCTATCATCGCCGCTTCTGGCCTGGCCCCTCTTGTCATCCCCGCTACCGCTGTCCGGACGCTGGCTTTCACTCAGAACATCTGGCTGTATGGTGGTCTTGCcgtctttggcggcttcaCTCTGTATGACGTGCAGAAGGTGTTGCACCACGCCCGCCTGGCTCAGGCTGGTGTTATCAAGCGGGATCCCGTCAACGAGAGCATTTCCCTGGAGTTGGACTTTTTGAACATCTTCATCCGCATGGTTCAGATTCTCATGATGAACCAGAACCGAAGGAAGTAA